Proteins encoded together in one Prunus dulcis chromosome 3, ALMONDv2, whole genome shotgun sequence window:
- the LOC117621071 gene encoding uncharacterized protein LOC117621071 yields the protein MAVFASGDLLDLVGSEALEQLMGSRKGNMVGEMKLMIEEEQKFQGKALSLSHTKTAITTIKEKFTEQKLQMFEQSCFGHLLGIEDLKWTSPIVHGLRLRKADPKTVSQLNGIKFIVGKKVIQFTAQQFCIVTGLRFGNLPFIPIPTNENCSLKRKYFANDKAVILLELEKAFLDCDDVDDVFKLGFLYFAVFVLLGSEKNVHIDMRYLKLAEDLEEFGKYPWGAVSYAKTNASLLRALCADYQRVKVPTKTAKKKKSGKKPTTTATGRPREYHLKGFPYELQVSKCPLMLKLNCICLQ from the exons ATGGCTGTTTTCGCTTCTGGGGATCTGCTTGATCTCGTAGGCTCGGAAGCTTTGGAGCAGCTGATGGGTAGTCGAAAG GGAAATATGGTTGGTGAAATGAAGTTGATGATTGAGGAGGAACAAAAATTCCAAGGGAAAGCATTGTCGTTATCCCATACGAAGACGGCAATCACTACGATCAAGGAGAAATTCACTGAACAAAAGCTGCAAATGTTTGAACagagttgttttggtcatctcCTAGGGATTGAGGACCTCAAGTGGACTTCTCCGATTGTCCACGGGTTGCGGCTCAGGAAAGCTGATCCCAAGACAGTTTCCCAACTGAACGGGATCAAATTCATTGTTGGCAAGAAGGTCATCCAATTCACGGCGCAACAATTTTGCATCGTGACCGGGCTAAGGTTTGGAAACCTTCCCTTTATTCCGATTCCCACGAATGAGAACTGCTCATTGAAACGGAAGTACTTTGCCAACGATAAAGCTGTGATCCTGTTGGAATTAGAAAAGGCCTTCCTCGATTGCGATGATGTGGACGATGTATTCAAGCTTGGATTCTTATACTTTGCTGTCTTTGTGCTGTTGGGCAGCGAAAAAAATGTCCACATTGACATGCGATATTTGAAGTTGGCGGAAGACCTTGAAGAGTTTGGGAAGTATCCATGGGGTGCTGTGTCTTATGCGAAGACAAATGCGTCACTGCTGAGGGCACTTTGTGCAGATTACCAGCGAGTGAAAGTGCCCACAAAaactgccaaaaaaaaaaaatctggaaagAAACCAACAACAACGGCAACCGGTAGACCAAGAGAGTACCACCTCAAAGGTTTTCCGTATGAACTTCAGGTGAGCAAATGTCCATtgatgttgaagttaaattgcATTTGTTTACAATGA